The Constrictibacter sp. MBR-5 DNA segment CCCCTCCACACCCCGTGCGCCGCCGGTGGTGGGTGTGTGCTTGACTCCCGGCGGGCGCCCCCCCCCCCCCCCCCCGGGGGGGGGGGGGGGGGGCCCCCCCCCCCCCCCCCCCCGGTACAGCAACTCTTCACGGGTCCAACAGCGAGCCGCGCGGCGGCGCAACCAGTCTATCGGAATAGTTTCCTTTCGTCGAGGCGCCGCGCGAGGGCGGTGCCGATGCGCCGACCTAACGGGCGAAGGCGGGTATCTGGAAGCGCCGACGGTAGGCGCCGGGGGTCATTCCAGTCACGCGCTTGAACAGCCGGCGGAAGAAGGCGGGGTCCTCGTAGCCCACCTTCCAGCCGATCTCGTCGGCCGGCGCCTCGGTGCGCTCCAGCCGCCGCTTGGCGTCCTCGATGCGGAGACGCTGGACATAGTCGATCGGCGCGAAGCCCGTCGCCTCGGTGAAACGCCGCTTGAACGTGCGCTCGGCGAGGCCCGAACGGCGCACCATCTCGTCGACGGGGCTGCCGACCGAGAAATGCGTCGCGAGCCATTCCTGCGCATCCGCAACCGCGGCATCGCCGTGATCGGTGCGCCCCTGGAAGACGATGTATGGCGCGAGCCCGTCATGATGCCACTGCAGCGCGAAATAGCGAGCCACTGTCTGCGCCGCCGTCGCACCGACATGCCGAGCGATCAGGTAGAGCACGAGATCGTGCCAAGTCATCGAGGCGCCGGAGGTGATCAGTTCCTCGCGCTCGCCCGAGACCACCAGCACGCGCTGCGGGCTCAGCGGCACGCGCGGAAAGACCTTTGCGAACTGCGGCACATACCCCCAATGGACCGTCGTCTCGCGATCGTCGAAGAGGCCGGTCTCGGCCAGCAGAAAGACGCCGGAACAGGCCGAGCAGAGCAGAGCGCCATCGGCATGCATGCGCCGAGCCCAGTCCACGATCTCCGGATAGCGGCCGGTCGCCCATCCCTCGGGACCGAGAAGAACCGAAGGGACGACGACGATGTCGGTCGCCACGACCTCCGAGACGCCGCGGCGCGCCTCCACGGGAATGCCGCTGACCAGGGCAACGCTGCCCGGCTGCGCAGCGACGATCTCGATGGCGAAGGGCGGCGTCTCCGGAATCGACGGATCCGCCCCGGCGAGCATGCGGAAACACCCCAGCACGTCGTAGATGCCGCTCAGCGTCGAGACGACCGCATCGGGGATGGCGACGAGGCTGACGTGAAGCGGGCGCGCCGTTGCCGGCATGGGTGCCCTCCCTGGCACGAACGAACCCTTCATGGCCTGTCTCGCACTGCCATGCCGGCCGGCCAACCGACATCCTGCCCCGGTTCGCGCAACCCGGCGCGACGCACAGAGGATGAAACGAAGAATGACCGTCAATCAACAGAAGCTCGAGGCGCTCGTCGGGCGCCTCGTCGGCGACCTCTCGTCCGGCTATGCCGGCGTCATGGTGAGCATCGGCGACAAGCTCGGCCTCTACCGTGCCATGGCCGGCCGCGGCCCGCTGAGCTCGCAGGAGGTCGCGCGGCGGAGCGGCTGCGGCGAGCGCTACGTTCGCGAGTGGCTGAACTCCCAGGTCGCCGGCGGCTATGTCGACTATCACCCGGCCTCGGCGACCTACGAACTGACGCCGGAACAGGCAATGGCCCTGGTCGACGACACCAGCCCGGTGTTCCTCCCGCACGCCTGGCAGGTGGTCGCCTCGATGTGGGCGGACGAGCCGAAGACGCTCGACGCGATCAAGACGGGCAAGGGCGTAAGCTGGGGCGAGCACAACGAGCGGCTCTTCTGCGGCGTGGCGGCCTTCTACCGCAACGCCTACAGCGCCAGCCTCGTGCAGGAATGGCTGCCGGCCCTCTCCGGGGTGACGGCGAAGCTGGCCAAGGGAGCCAAGGTCGCCGACGTGGGCTGCGGGCACGGCCATTCGACCGTGCTGATGGCCAAGGCCTTTCCCGAGAGCCGCTTCTGGGGTTTCGACGGCCATGCCGGCTCGATCGAGGTCGCCCGTGACGTGGCACAGCAGGCGGGCGTCGCGGACCGCGTAACCTTCAGCGTCGCGAAGGCTGACGATTACCCGCCCCGCGACTACGACCTCATCTGCTTCTTCGACTGCCTGCACGACATGGGCCGACCGGTCGACGCGGCACGGCACGCCAGGACGGCGATGGCCGAGGACGGCACGGTCATGCTGATCGAGCCGTTCGCCGGCGATCGCGTGGAGGACAACATCAACCCGGTCGGCCGACTCTACTATGCCGCATCGACGACGATGTGCTGCGCCCACGCCATCTCCGAGAACGGCACCCACGTCCTCGGTGCGCAGGCCGGTCCGGGCAGGCTCGAAGCGGTGCTGAAGTCCGCCGGCCTCGGCACGGTGCGCCGGGCCGCCCAGACGCCGTTCAACCTGATCATCGAGGCGCGGCGGTAAAGCGCCGCTTCGGGTGCCCCGGGCGGACGGCCACGGCAGCTCCCATGGCTGCGGCAGGCGCGGCGAGGCCTTCGGACCGCCGCACCTCTCGCCCGCCACGATGAACGCACGCGGCGCGGGATTCGCGATGCTTGCCGCTGCGGCGCCGGCGGCGCTAGGAAGGGCGCCACGGCCACGCGACAGGAGCCCGCCTTGCCCGTCACTTACTGTTCGGTCTGCGTCATGCCGTCGATCTCGGCGACGCCGCTGACCTTCGACGCGGGCCATGTCTGTTCGGCCTGCCGGGTCTACGGACAGCGCCGGGACGTCGACTGGGCCGAGCGGCGGGCGTGGCTGGACGAGCTGGTGGCGGCGTATCGCAGCGACGCGAACTACGACGTCGTCATCCCGGTGAGCGGCGGCAAGGACAGCTACTACCAGACGCATTTCGCGGTGAAGGAGCTGGGCCTGAAGCCGCTGCTCGTGACCTATCACGGCAACAACTACCTGCCCGAGGGCGAGTACAATCTGCACCGGATGCGTGAGGTGTTCGACTGCGACCACATCGTCGTGCGGCCGTCGGTCGAGACGCTGGTGAAGATGAACCGGCTCGGCTTCCGCATCCAGGGCGACATGAACTGGCACGCGCACTGCGGCATCTTCACGGTGCCGATCCAGGTGGCGGTGCGCTACCGGGTGCCGCTGATCCTGTGGGGCGAGCACGGCTTCATGGACCTGGGCGGCATGTATTCGATGAACGACCTGGTCGAGTTCACCGCCAAGCACCGCCTGGAGCACGCGCTGCGCGGCTACGACTGGCACGACTTCACCGACGAAGGCCTGGAGAAGCTCGGACGCCCGGAGGCGAAGGAGGGTCTGCGGCCGAAGGACCTGCTCTGGGCGCAGTATCCGAGCGACGACGCGATCGACGAGGTCGGGGTGCGCGGCATCTATCTCGGCAATTTCGTCGACTGGGACGGCGAGCGGAACGCTCGCATCGCCACCGACCTCTACGGCTGGCGCGCCGCCGAACAGGACTTCGAGCGCACCTATCGCCGCATCTCGAACCTGGACGACATGCACGAGAACGGCATCCACGACTATCTGAAGTTCGTGAAGTTCGGCTATGGCCGCGCCACCGACCATGCCTGCAAGGACATCCGCGCCGGCCGCATGACCCGCGACGAGGGCATCGCCATGGTCCGCCGCTACGACCACGTGAAACCGCGCCGCGACCTGGAACGCTGGCTGCCCTATGTCGGCATGGACGAGGCCGAGTTCGACCGGACGTGCGACGGGTTCCGCGACAGGCGGGTTTGGCGGGTCGAGGACGGGGAATGGGTGAAGGACGATATCGGGGGGACGGTGGGGCGGTATGGACGGGTGGTGGGGTAGGACGCTATCGTGCCAAGCCACTCGGCTATCTTCTCCGTCATTGCGAGGCGCGCAGCGCCGAAGCAACCCAGGGCCGCAGCCTGAGCGCCGGCCGTGGGTTGCTTCGCCTTCGGCTCGCAATGACGGCAATTTAGTGTGGGGGCGACGGCGATGAAGCAGCCGGCTGTCTGGCCAGCCGGCGGAACGGGACGATCTATACCGGCGTCACGTCTGATCTCAGACGGCGGGCATGGGAACATCGCGAGGGGCTGGTGCCGGGATTCACCGCGCAATATGGCTGCCGGGTGCTGGTGTGGTTCGTGTTCTACGCGACGATGGCGGACGCTGTCGCGCGCGAGAAGCGCATCAAGGGCGGTTCGCGTTCAGCGAAACTGAAGCTCATCGAGGCCGAAAACCCGACATGGCGGGATCTCTATCCTGACATTCTGTGAAGCTTCCGCAATCGGATTGCCGACACACTCTCTCCGTCATTGCGAGCGAAGCGAAGCAACCCAGGGCAACAGCCTGAGCGCCGGCCCTGGGTTGCTTCGGCGCTGCGCGCCTCGCAATGACGGAAAAAGGGAAATTCTGGGGCACGGCGATGCACCGCCCCTACAGCATCCCCGGCCGGAACAGCGACCGGCGGCTGACGACGCGGCCGGAGACCATGAAGACGCCGTCGCCCGTGTAGTGCAGCGTCTCGGGGTGTTTAGGGCGCGGCGCGACGTGCGCTTTCACCACCTCGAAGATGAAGAAGTTGTAGCGGTCGACCAGCGCGTCCTCGTGCAGGCGGCACTCGAAGTTCGCATGGCACTCGCCGATCAGCGGCGCGCCGACTTCGGCGGCCGGAAGCGCCGTCAGTCCGAACTCGGCGAACTTGTCGATCTGCGCGCCGCTCGTGTTGCCGATGCGCACGACCGTGTCGGTCAGCGCCGTGGTCGGCAGGTTGACGACGCACTCGCGGCTGCCGCGGATCATCTCGAAGGAGTGGTTGCCCGCCGAGATCATGAGGCCGATCAGCGACGGCGAGAATTCCAGGACGGTGTGCCAGCCGAGGGTCATGATGTTGGTGCGCTCGCCCCGGCGCGACGACACCAGCACGATCGGGCCGGGCTCGAGAAAGCGGCGGACGCGGTCGACGGGGAAGTCGGATTTTTTCATGGGCCTGCTCCCAGCGCCGCCCCGGTCACATGTTCATCACCCGCCGTCATTGCGAGGCGCGCAGCGCCAAAGCAACCCAGGGCCCGCGCCGAAGCATCGGTGCGCGGGCCCTGGGTTGCTTCGCCTTCGGCTCGCAATGACGCCAGTATAGTATCGGGAGATGATGAGGTCTCTATCGGAACCTTGTCTGAGCACACCGATACACGGACATCACCAACCGATCCGGAAACGCAGCAGGCAGGACCAATCTCGTTTTGCATCCACCCTCCACCCTCGGCATCGCGCTGCTCGGCAGCGCCGTCATCGCCGTCACCTATGGCCTCGCGCGGTTCGTGTTCGGGCTGTTCCTGCCGGCGATCCGCAGCGATCTGGGGCTCGACGCCACCGGTGCCGGGATCGTCGGGGCGCTGCCCTTCATCAGTTTCATCGGCGCCATCCTGATCGGGCCGGCGGTGTGCCGCATCCTGGATACGCGGTGGGCCGGGGGGCTGGCGGTGGGGCTGGCGGCGGCGGGGCTGGCGACGATCGCCAGCGCGCCCGGCGTGCTGGCCCTGGGCGTGGGCGTCGCCGTCTGCGGCATCAGCACCGGCCTGTCCTCGCCGGTCATGGCCCAGGCGGTGCACCGGGCCGTGCGGCCCGCCCTGCGCGGGCGCGTGAACGCCACCCACAACGCGGCGACGAGCATCGGCGTGGCGCTCGCCATGCCCGCGATGGTCTGGTGGCTGGACGCCTGGCGCTCCGCCTACACGGCGTTCGCGGTGGTCGCCGTGGCAGTGGCCCTGGCGGCGCTCTTCTATCTTCCCGGACGCCCGGCGACGGGGCCGACGCAGGGCGAGGGCGAGGGCGAGGGCGCGAGCGCGGCGCTGCCGGCGGTGAGCCGCGCGCAGTGGCGGGCGGTCGCGCGGCTGAGCGCGCTGGCCGCCGGCATGGGGCTGGTCAGCGGCATCTACTGGGTCTTCGCCCCCGACCTGGTGGTGCGCGAGGGCGGGCTGTCGACCCGGCACAGCAGCTGGATGTGGCTGGCGGTCGGGCTGGCGGGCCTGACGGGCAGCGCCGCCGGCGACCTGATCGATCGGATGGGCGCCGGCCGGACCCACGCGCTGGCGCTGGCGCTCATGGCCTGCTCGCTGGGGCTGGCGGCGGCGGCGCCCGGCGTGCTGGGCGTGGCATTGGTCTCCGCCGCAGCCTTCGGAGCCGCCTACATGACCCTGACCGGATTCTACCTGGTCCAGGGCGTGCGGATCATGGCCGAGCGGCCGGCCCTGGGACCCGTGATGCCGCTGCTGGCGACGACGGTCGGCCAGGCGGTGGGCTCGCCGCTGTCCGGCTGGATGATCGACGCGGCCGGCTATACCGCCGCTTTCGCGGGCTTCGCGGTGTTCGGTCTGGCCGTGGCGGTGGCGGCGCGGCGCGTGGCGGATGGCTAGGCAAGCCGAGCAGCGATAACAGAAACTGGCCATATTTCGTTATCGCGCTATAATTCCGCCGAGGAGGATGGAGCGATGAACGTTTCGGTCGGACCGCGCTGGGAGGGCTTCGTGGAGGCAGCGGTGAAGTCGGGCCGCTACGGCTCGGCGAGCGAGGTCGTGCGCGAAGGCCTGCGGCTGGTCGAGGAACGCGAGGCCAAGCTGGCCGCACTGCGCGAGACGCTCGACCAGGCGATCGCGCGCGGCGGCGAGAACAGCGAAAGCGATGTCACCCGGCTGCTCGACGACAGGATGCGGAATGTCGGGGTAGCGGCGAAGACCGCCGATTGAGCCGGACGTATCGTCCGTGCGCCGGCTCGTCCTGCTCGACGCGGCGGTCGACGACCTGACGTCGATCCTCGACTATATCGCGCGGGAAAGCGGCAGTCCGGAGACCGCGCGGCATTTCGTCGACCGTATCGTTCGGCAATGCACGCGGCTCGCATCGCTTCCCGGCATGCTCGGGCGGGCGCGGCCGGAACTGCGCGCCGACATCCGCAGCTTCGCATTTCGCGGCTACGTCATCTTCTTTCGGTATCGGGACGACAGGCTCGAGGTCGTGAGCGTGCTGGAAGGCCATCGCGACGTGGATGCGCACTTCGCGGAGAAGGACGACGCGGACCGCGGGTAACGGGTCCACCAACTTCCACGTCGCACGGCTCTACCCTCCCCGCTTCTCCAGCAAAAACCAGTTGAGGTCGTCGCCCGGAAACACCGGGTCGCGGCGCCAGACGAAGCCGTAGTCGGCGACCGTGAGGTCGGGGAAGCGGTCGACCATCTCCGCGGCGAAGTCGCGCTTGAAGAGGCGGGCGGCGTGGCCGCGGTAGGGGATCTCGACGGGCGACGGACTGAAATATTCGATCAGGCAGACATAGCGCCGGCTCTCGCGGTGCAGCACGTCGTAGGCGCGCGGCAGGATTTCGGGCGCCAGGTGGATCAGGACGCCGGCGGAGAGGGTGAGGTCGAAGGCGGCGCCGTCGGGGGAACGCGCGTAGTCGAGGAGCGAGCCGTGGACGGCCTCGACGCCGGGAACCGTGGCGAGGCGGGCGTGGGCCGCGGCGTTGATCTCGACGCCGGTCAGGCGGGCGGCGGGCAGGAGCGTGCGCAGGGCGCGCAGGTTGAGGCCGATGTTGGCGCCGACCTCCAGCACCGATTCCACGCCGCGGGTGCGGGCGAGGATGCGGGCCAGGAGCGCGGTCTTGGCCGCGAGCAGTGCCGCGCCGTCGTTGCGGGCGGCGTAGTCGCTGCCGAAGGTGCCGGCCCAGAAGGTTTCCTGGTCGGTGGGCGGGCGGCTGTCCGTCATGCCGCCGGACCGCCCGCATGCAGGGCGCGGTAGACCAGTTCCGCCAACTGCCAGTCCTCCTCGGTGTCGATGTCGTGGGCGCGGTGCCGCGGGATCGGCACGGGGCGCGAGGTCTCGCCATAGAGCACGCGCTCGCGCAGGAACAGCGCCGCGTCGACCCAATAGAATTGCGCGGCGTCGCGCCATGCCTGGGGAAGGTCGTTGCTGCGCGTGTCGCGGTGCTCCGGCCAGACCATGCGCAGGGTGCCGTCGTCGCCGATGCGCAGGGCGCGCTGGATCGGGCCGGGGTAGCTCGTCACGGCGAAGGCGGAGAGCGTGCCGGGCGTCCGCACCACGTCCCAGCCGGCGCGCAGGTCCTCGGGCCGCAGGAAGGGCGCGGCCGGATAGATGCAGCAGGCATGGGACACGGCCCCTGCCCCGCCGAGCCGTTCCAGCGCGTCGGCGAGGACGGCGGCGGTGGTGGCGAAGTCGTCGGCGAGGCCGGCGGCGCGGCGGAACGGCACCTCGGCGCCGGCCGCCTCGGCCGCGGCGGCGATCGCGTCCGAATCGGTGCTGACGACGATGCGGCCGAACAGGCCGCTGTCGCGCGCGGCGGCGACGGCGTATTCGATGACCGGGCGGCCGGCGAAGCGGCGCACGTTCTTGCCCGGAATGCGCTTGCTGCCGCCGCGCGCCGGAATGACCGCGACGACCGCGGGCGTGCCGGGCTCCGGTGCCTGCGCTATCATCGCCGCACGCCCGTCACGTTTCCCGCATCCCGGTCCGCATCCTGTCCATGGCGAGCATCATAGCGCATTCCGCGCGCCGGCTGTGGGCGACGGAGTCGCGCTTCATCCTGCTGCGCTATGCGGGCGCGGGGTTGGGGGCGGCCAAGGCGCTGATCTTTGCGCACGTGCTGGACGTGTCGGCCTTCGGCGTGCTCGCCCTGGTGCTGCAGACGGCGGCGCTGCTGGAGGCGAGCAGCCTCGGCGGCATCACCGGGCTGCTGCACCGCTATTTCAACGATCCGGCGGCCGGCGAGGAGAGCTTCGCGCGCTTCATCCCGGCCTGCGGCGCGTGGCTGGCGGCGGTCGCCGTGGTGGCGCTGGCGCTGGGCAACCTGTGGGACGTGCTGTTCTGGTCGGGGCTGCTGTTCGCGCTGGGCATCGGCTTCGTCCTGCTGGAGCCGCCGCTGCGGGTGCGCGGCCGGCTGGGGCTGATCGCGCTGCCGCCGATCCTGGTCAACATGCTGTCGATCGCCCTGGTGCCGGCGGTGGTCTGGATCATGCCGGCGCCGCCGCTCTGGGTCGTGCTGCTGGCGGTGGTCATGGCGCAGTTCGGCGGGCAGTTCGCGTTCCTGGTGCTGGCGCTGCGGCGCGAGCGGATCCCCGTGGAGGCGGCCGGGCGCGGGCCGCTGAAGCTGTGGCGGGACTATCTCGGCCATGTGCGCGACGGCTTCCCGCTGTTCCTGGGATCGATGGCCTACATGCTGCTGGCCTATGTCGACCGCTTCTTCATCGCGACCTTCCACCCGGCGCAGGATCTGGGCGTGCATGCGCTGGCGACGCAGTTCGGGCTGATCGCGATCATCGGGCTGCAGGGGTGGAGCTACGTCGCCTCGGTGCGGGTCGGGCATGCGATCAAGCAGGAGGCGGACGTGGCGGCGGTCGTGGGCCATGCGCTGCGCGTAGCCAGCCTGTTCGCGGCGGCGGCGGTCGTGGGCATCCTGGCGTTGGCCTGGGTCCTGGAGGCGACGCTGTTCGCGCGCTATGCGGGGCTGTTCGCGGCGGTGGCGCTGGGCGTGCCGGGGATCGCCGCCTACAACGCGGTCTCGGCGGCGGCGGCGCTGCTCTATTACCGGCGGCGGCAGGCGGCGCTGCACCGGGCGCTGCTGGCGGTGCTGGCGGCGAACGCGGCGATCGACCTGGGCTTGTCTCTCGCCGGAGCATCCTATCTCTGGATTATCGCCTGCACGGGGGGCCTCTTCCTCGCACTCGCCGCCGTCACCGCCGTGCTGGTCCGGCGTTGCCTGCGCGAAGCGCCGCAGCCGCCGGCCGGGGGCTCCCCCTTGGCAGCGGGGGCGGGTCGCGCGGTATAAGGGGGCCCGACGCCCGGCGATCCGACGGCGAGAACCACACCGACCTGAACCGAGGACGGAGACGAGACATGGACGTGTCGAGCCAGATCAAGGACAGCAAGCTGTTCCGGCAGCAATGCTATATCGACGGCCAGTGGGTCGGCGCCGACAGCGGCGAGACGATCGACGTCACCGATCCCGCGGACGGCGGCAAGATCGGCACCATCCCGAAGATGGGTGCCGCCGAGACGCGCCGCGCCATCGAGGCGGCGAACAAGGCTTGGCCGGCCTGGCGCAAGAAGACGGCCAAGGAGCGCGCCGTCATCCTGCGCCGCTGGTTCGACCTGATGATGGAGAACCAGGAAGACCTGGCCAAGCTGATGACGATCGAGCAGGGCAAGCCGCTGGCCGAGTCGCGCGGCGAGATCGCCTATGGCGCGTCGTTCATCGAATGGTTCGCCGAAGAGGGCAAGCGCATCTACGGCGACACGATCCCCGGCCATCAGGGCGACAAGCGCATCGTCGTGCTGCGCGAGCCGATCGGCGTCGTCTGCGCCATCACGCCGTGGAACTTCCCCAACGCGATGATCACCCGCAAGGCCGGCCCGGCGCTGGCGGCGGGCTGCCCGATCGTGCTGAAGCCGGCGACGGCGACCCCCTATTCGGCGCTGGCGCTGGCGGAGCTGGCCGAGCGGGCGGGCGTGCCGAAGGGCATCTTCAACGTCGTGACCGGCTCGGCCGGCGCCATCGGCGGCGAGATGACCGGCAACCCGATCGTCCGCAAGCTGACCTTCACCGGCTCCACCGAGATCGGCAAGAAGCTGATGGAGCAGTGCGCGCAGACCATCAAGAAGGTCTCGCTGGAGCTGGGCGGCAACGCGCCGTTCATCGTCTTCGACGACGCCGACCTGGACGCGGCGGTCGAAGGCGCCCTGGCCTCGAAGTACCGCAACATGGGCCAGACCTGCGTCTGCGCGAACCGCCTGCTGGTGCAGGACGGCGTCTACGAGGAGTTCGCGGCGAAGCTGAGCCAGGCGGTCTCCGGCCTCGGCGTCGGCAGCGGCCTGCAGGAGGGCGTGAAGCAGGGCCCGCTGATCGACATGGCGGCGGTCGAGAAGGTCGAGGAGCATATCGAGGACGCCCTGTCGAAGGGGGCCCGCGTCGTCGTCGGCGGCAAGCGCCACACCCTGGGCGGCAGCTATTTCGAGCCGACCATTCTCGCCGACGTGACGACGCAGATGAAGGTCGCCCGCGAGGAGACGTTCGGCCCGCTGGCGCCGCTCTTCCGCTTCAAGGAGGAGGAAGAGGCGATCCGGATGGCCAACGACACCGAGTTCGGCCTGGCGTCCTATTTCTATACGCGCGACCTGAGCCGTGCGTGGCGGGTGTCCGAGGGCCTGGAATACGGCATCGTCGGCCTGAACACCGGCATCATCTCGACCGAGGTGGCGCCGTTCGGCGGCATGAAGGAATCGGGCCTCGGCCGTGAGGGCTCGAAGTACGGCATCGAGGACTTCCTCGAGATGAAGTACGTCTGCATGGGCATCGAAGCCTGATGCCGGGAGAGACGGCGCGCGGAAGCGCGGAAGCCGAGAAGCGGCTCGCGGCGGCGCGGGCCGTCGAACTGGTGCGGGACGGGATGGTGGTCGGGCTCGGCACGGGCTCGACCGCCTCCGAGGCGATCAGGCTGCTGGGCGACAGGGTCAAGGACGGCCTGAGGATCAGGGGCGTGCCGACCTCCGAGGTGACGCGCAAGCTCGCCCGCGAGTGCGGCATCCCGATGGTCGGTCTGGGCGACGTGCCGCGGGTCGACGTCACCATCGACGGCGCCGACGAGATCGACCCGCAGATGCGGCTGATCAAGGGCGGCGGCGGTGCGCTGCTGCGCGAGAAGATCGTCGCGTCGGCCTCGGGCATGCTGATCATCATCGCCGACGCGTCGAAGGTGGTGCAGCAGCTGGGCGCCTTCCCGCTGCCGGTCGAGGTGGTGCCGTTCGCGCTGGCGCCGGTGAAGCGCGCCATCGAGAAGCTGGGCGCCAAGGTCGTGCTGCGCGGCGGCGACAACGCCCCCTACGTCACCGTCGACGGCCACTTCATCCTCGACTGCGCCTTCAAGCGGATCGAGGAGCCCGAGGCGCTCGCGGCGACCCTCGCGGCGACGCCGGGCGTCGTCGACACCGGCCTCTTTCTCGGCATGGCCGATATGATCGTG contains these protein-coding regions:
- a CDS encoding helix-turn-helix domain-containing protein codes for the protein MPATARPLHVSLVAIPDAVVSTLSGIYDVLGCFRMLAGADPSIPETPPFAIEIVAAQPGSVALVSGIPVEARRGVSEVVATDIVVVPSVLLGPEGWATGRYPEIVDWARRMHADGALLCSACSGVFLLAETGLFDDRETTVHWGYVPQFAKVFPRVPLSPQRVLVVSGEREELITSGASMTWHDLVLYLIARHVGATAAQTVARYFALQWHHDGLAPYIVFQGRTDHGDAAVADAQEWLATHFSVGSPVDEMVRRSGLAERTFKRRFTEATGFAPIDYVQRLRIEDAKRRLERTEAPADEIGWKVGYEDPAFFRRLFKRVTGMTPGAYRRRFQIPAFAR
- a CDS encoding class I SAM-dependent methyltransferase, with translation MTVNQQKLEALVGRLVGDLSSGYAGVMVSIGDKLGLYRAMAGRGPLSSQEVARRSGCGERYVREWLNSQVAGGYVDYHPASATYELTPEQAMALVDDTSPVFLPHAWQVVASMWADEPKTLDAIKTGKGVSWGEHNERLFCGVAAFYRNAYSASLVQEWLPALSGVTAKLAKGAKVADVGCGHGHSTVLMAKAFPESRFWGFDGHAGSIEVARDVAQQAGVADRVTFSVAKADDYPPRDYDLICFFDCLHDMGRPVDAARHARTAMAEDGTVMLIEPFAGDRVEDNINPVGRLYYAASTTMCCAHAISENGTHVLGAQAGPGRLEAVLKSAGLGTVRRAAQTPFNLIIEARR
- a CDS encoding N-acetyl sugar amidotransferase, which translates into the protein MPVTYCSVCVMPSISATPLTFDAGHVCSACRVYGQRRDVDWAERRAWLDELVAAYRSDANYDVVIPVSGGKDSYYQTHFAVKELGLKPLLVTYHGNNYLPEGEYNLHRMREVFDCDHIVVRPSVETLVKMNRLGFRIQGDMNWHAHCGIFTVPIQVAVRYRVPLILWGEHGFMDLGGMYSMNDLVEFTAKHRLEHALRGYDWHDFTDEGLEKLGRPEAKEGLRPKDLLWAQYPSDDAIDEVGVRGIYLGNFVDWDGERNARIATDLYGWRAAEQDFERTYRRISNLDDMHENGIHDYLKFVKFGYGRATDHACKDIRAGRMTRDEGIAMVRRYDHVKPRRDLERWLPYVGMDEAEFDRTCDGFRDRRVWRVEDGEWVKDDIGGTVGRYGRVVG
- a CDS encoding GIY-YIG nuclease family protein; amino-acid sequence: MASRRNGTIYTGVTSDLRRRAWEHREGLVPGFTAQYGCRVLVWFVFYATMADAVAREKRIKGGSRSAKLKLIEAENPTWRDLYPDIL
- a CDS encoding flavin reductase family protein — encoded protein: MKKSDFPVDRVRRFLEPGPIVLVSSRRGERTNIMTLGWHTVLEFSPSLIGLMISAGNHSFEMIRGSRECVVNLPTTALTDTVVRIGNTSGAQIDKFAEFGLTALPAAEVGAPLIGECHANFECRLHEDALVDRYNFFIFEVVKAHVAPRPKHPETLHYTGDGVFMVSGRVVSRRSLFRPGML
- a CDS encoding MFS transporter; protein product: MHPPSTLGIALLGSAVIAVTYGLARFVFGLFLPAIRSDLGLDATGAGIVGALPFISFIGAILIGPAVCRILDTRWAGGLAVGLAAAGLATIASAPGVLALGVGVAVCGISTGLSSPVMAQAVHRAVRPALRGRVNATHNAATSIGVALAMPAMVWWLDAWRSAYTAFAVVAVAVALAALFYLPGRPATGPTQGEGEGEGASAALPAVSRAQWRAVARLSALAAGMGLVSGIYWVFAPDLVVREGGLSTRHSSWMWLAVGLAGLTGSAAGDLIDRMGAGRTHALALALMACSLGLAAAAPGVLGVALVSAAAFGAAYMTLTGFYLVQGVRIMAERPALGPVMPLLATTVGQAVGSPLSGWMIDAAGYTAAFAGFAVFGLAVAVAARRVADG
- a CDS encoding type II toxin-antitoxin system ParD family antitoxin translates to MNVSVGPRWEGFVEAAVKSGRYGSASEVVREGLRLVEEREAKLAALRETLDQAIARGGENSESDVTRLLDDRMRNVGVAAKTAD
- a CDS encoding type II toxin-antitoxin system RelE/ParE family toxin, yielding MRRLVLLDAAVDDLTSILDYIARESGSPETARHFVDRIVRQCTRLASLPGMLGRARPELRADIRSFAFRGYVIFFRYRDDRLEVVSVLEGHRDVDAHFAEKDDADRG
- a CDS encoding pseudaminic acid biosynthesis-associated methylase; this translates as MTDSRPPTDQETFWAGTFGSDYAARNDGAALLAAKTALLARILARTRGVESVLEVGANIGLNLRALRTLLPAARLTGVEINAAAHARLATVPGVEAVHGSLLDYARSPDGAAFDLTLSAGVLIHLAPEILPRAYDVLHRESRRYVCLIEYFSPSPVEIPYRGHAARLFKRDFAAEMVDRFPDLTVADYGFVWRRDPVFPGDDLNWFLLEKRGG
- the pseF gene encoding pseudaminic acid cytidylyltransferase; translated protein: MIAQAPEPGTPAVVAVIPARGGSKRIPGKNVRRFAGRPVIEYAVAAARDSGLFGRIVVSTDSDAIAAAAEAAGAEVPFRRAAGLADDFATTAAVLADALERLGGAGAVSHACCIYPAAPFLRPEDLRAGWDVVRTPGTLSAFAVTSYPGPIQRALRIGDDGTLRMVWPEHRDTRSNDLPQAWRDAAQFYWVDAALFLRERVLYGETSRPVPIPRHRAHDIDTEEDWQLAELVYRALHAGGPAA
- a CDS encoding oligosaccharide flippase family protein codes for the protein MASIIAHSARRLWATESRFILLRYAGAGLGAAKALIFAHVLDVSAFGVLALVLQTAALLEASSLGGITGLLHRYFNDPAAGEESFARFIPACGAWLAAVAVVALALGNLWDVLFWSGLLFALGIGFVLLEPPLRVRGRLGLIALPPILVNMLSIALVPAVVWIMPAPPLWVVLLAVVMAQFGGQFAFLVLALRRERIPVEAAGRGPLKLWRDYLGHVRDGFPLFLGSMAYMLLAYVDRFFIATFHPAQDLGVHALATQFGLIAIIGLQGWSYVASVRVGHAIKQEADVAAVVGHALRVASLFAAAAVVGILALAWVLEATLFARYAGLFAAVALGVPGIAAYNAVSAAAALLYYRRRQAALHRALLAVLAANAAIDLGLSLAGASYLWIIACTGGLFLALAAVTAVLVRRCLREAPQPPAGGSPLAAGAGRAV